The following nucleotide sequence is from Chromobacterium rhizoryzae.
CGGCGCCACGCTGGGCGCGGTGACGGTGCTGCTGTTCAGCGGCAATGTGCTGGGCGGCGCCACCCTGCCGCTGGCCGCCTTCACCGGCGCCTTGCTGGCCACCCTGCTGGTCACCGGCATCGCCGTGCGCCAGCGCCGCTTGCAGGCCGAGCGTCTGCTGCTGGCCGGCGTGGCCGTGTCCTTCCTGCTGATGGCCCTGGCCAATCTGATGCTCTATCTGGGCGACCACCGCTCGGCCTCGGCCGTGCTGTTCTGGATGCTGGGCGGCCTGGGCCAGGCGCGCTGGGAGCTGCTGCCGGCGCCGCTGGCCGCGCTGTGCCTGGGGCTCGCCGCCTTGCTGACCGTGGCGCGGCCGCTGAACGCCCTGATGGCCGGCGAGCAGACCGCGGTCACCCTGGGCATACGCGTGACTCGGCTGCGGCTGGCGGTGTTCGCCGCCTCCTCGCTGCTGACCGGCACCATGGTCGCGGTCAGCGGCGCGATAGGCTTTGTCGGCCTGATGATCCCGCATATCGCCCGCCGCTGCGTCGGCGCCGACCACCGCCGCCTGCTGCCGGCCTGCGCGCTATTGGGCGCGCTGTTCCTGATCTGGGTGGACGCCGCCGCGCGCACCCTGATCGCGCCGGAAGACATCCCGGTGGGCGTCGGCACTGCCGCCGTCGGCGGTGCCTTCTTTATCTGGCTGCTGCGCCGCTGACGGCGCCGGCCCCACACAAGGACGACACGATGAAAACCGATCCGGCTTCCCACCAGCGCATGACCGAGAAGCGCAAGGCGGGCTTTGAAAAGAAAAAGGCCGCCGCCACCGGCGAAAAAGGCCTGCTCATCGTCAACACCGGCACCGGCAAGGGCAAGAGCAGCGCCGCCTTCGGCATGGGCTTGCGCGCCGTCGGCCACGGCATGCGCCTGGGCGTGGTGCAGTTCATCAAGGGCGCGCTGCATACCGCCGAGCGCGATCTGCTGGGCGGCTTCGACAACTGCGACTTCCATACCATGGGCGAAGGCTATACCTGGAACACTCAGGACCGCGAGGCCGACATCGCCACCGCGCGCAAGGGCTGGGCGCAGGCGCTGGCGATGCTGGAGAGCGAGGATTACGAGATGGTAATCCTCGACGAATTGAACGTGGTGCTGAAGTACGAATACCTGCCGCTGGACGAAGTGCTGGCCGCCTTCGCCGCCCGGCCGGCGATGCAACACGTGGTGGTCACCGGCCGCCATGCGCCGGAAGCCTTGCTTGAGGCGGCGGATCTGGTCACCGAAATGCGCTTGGTCAAACACCCCTACCGCGAGCAAGGCATCAAGGCGCAACGCGGGGTGGAGTTCTGATGACGTCCTTGCGCTGCCCGGCGCTGTTCCTGACCGCCCCCGCCTCGCACCAGGGCAAGACCACGCTGACGGCGGCGCTGGCCCGCCATCACCGCAATCAGGGCCGCCGGGTCCGCGTGTTCAAGACCGGGCCGGACTTCCTGGACCCCTATGTGCTGGAGCGGGCCAGCGGCCACACCGTCTATGGCCTGGACTTGTGGATGAACGGGGAGGACGATTGCCGCGCCCGCCTGTACAAGGCCGCCGCCGAGGCCGACCTGATCCTGATCGAAGGCAGCATGGGCTTGTTCGACGGCACGCCCAGCAGCGCCGATCTGGCCGCCTTGCTCGGCGTGCCGCTGGTGGCGGTGATAGACGCCGCCGGCATGGCGCAGAGCTTCGCCGCCGTCGCCCACGGCCTGGCCAGCTTCCGCCCCGGCCTGACCTTTCACGGTTTTATCGCCAACCATGTCGCCAGCGATCGCCACGCCGAAATGCTGGCCCAGCAGTTGCCGGCCCATCTGCCCTTGCTGGCCGCGCTGCGCCGGGACGAGGCGGCGCGGCTGCCGGAGCGTCATCTGGGTCTGGTGCAGGCGCAGGAGATCGCCGACCTCGACGTGCGTCTCGAACGCATGGCGGGCCAGGTCGCCACCACCGCCTTGGCCGCGCTGCCGCCGGCGGTGGCCTTTCCCCCCGCCGCGCCCGCCGAGCCGCCGAAACTGCTGGCCGGCCGGCGCATCGCCATCGCCCGCGACGCCGCCTTCGCCTTTGTCTACCCGGCCAACCTCGAAACGCTGCTCCAGCTGGGCGCGGAGCTGAGCTTCTTCTCGCCGCTGGCCGACACGGCGCTGCCGGACTGCGACGCCGTTTACCTGCCCGGCGGCTATCCGGAACTGCATCTGGACACGCTGGCCGCCAACACCGCGCTGAAAGCGGGGCTGCATGGACATATAGCGGCCGGCAAGCCGCTCTACGCCGAGTGCGGCGGCATGCTCTATCTGCTGGACCGGCTGACCCGCCGCGACGGCGACAGCGCGTCTATGCTGGGCCTGCTGCCCGGCCGCGCGGTCCTTCAAGACAGGCTATGCGGGCTGGGACTTCAGCAAATGACCTTCCCAGGCGGCGCGCTGCGCGGCCACACCTTCCACTACACCCGGCTGGACACGGCGCTGGAGCCGATCGCCCGCGCCGCGCGCGCCAGCGGCGCCGGAACCGGCGAGGCCTTGTACCGCAGCGGCAGCCTGTTGGCCAGCTATTTCCACGCCTATTTCCCGTCCAATCCCCTTGCCGCGGCAAGCCTGTTTCTGCCCTCAGCCGTTGCCTGAGCCCTTGCCCGCGATCCGAGACGCGGCCGGCTCGCCCTCATGACTTGCCTTGCTCCCAGGTTTCCCACCACGACAAGACCTTGGCGGCCGGCATCGGCTTGGCGATGCTGAAGCCCTGGGCCAGGCAGCAACCCAGTTGCATCAAGACCGGCCAATACTTTTTACGCTCAACGCCTTCGACAATGAAGTCAATGGCGCGGCTTTGACAGAAGACCGCCATGCACTGAATCAAGGAGGCGTTGAAGGAGCCCGGCTCCAAGTCCTGCGCAAACGCCTTGTCCAGCTTGATCTCGGTGATGGGGCAGCTTTTCAGATAGGTA
It contains:
- a CDS encoding FecCD family ABC transporter permease, producing MIRAIANRPPAWPLLSLLLALLALSLPLASGLGAAPVEFAVSSNVLLHQLGLPVEPAWQPGQDLIIWQLRLPRVLLGGMVGAGLALVGAALQATTRNQLADPHLLGVSSGATLGAVTVLLFSGNVLGGATLPLAAFTGALLATLLVTGIAVRQRRLQAERLLLAGVAVSFLLMALANLMLYLGDHRSASAVLFWMLGGLGQARWELLPAPLAALCLGLAALLTVARPLNALMAGEQTAVTLGIRVTRLRLAVFAASSLLTGTMVAVSGAIGFVGLMIPHIARRCVGADHRRLLPACALLGALFLIWVDAAARTLIAPEDIPVGVGTAAVGGAFFIWLLRR
- the cobO gene encoding cob(I)yrinic acid a,c-diamide adenosyltransferase, with the translated sequence MKTDPASHQRMTEKRKAGFEKKKAAATGEKGLLIVNTGTGKGKSSAAFGMGLRAVGHGMRLGVVQFIKGALHTAERDLLGGFDNCDFHTMGEGYTWNTQDREADIATARKGWAQALAMLESEDYEMVILDELNVVLKYEYLPLDEVLAAFAARPAMQHVVVTGRHAPEALLEAADLVTEMRLVKHPYREQGIKAQRGVEF
- a CDS encoding cobyrinate a,c-diamide synthase, whose protein sequence is MTSLRCPALFLTAPASHQGKTTLTAALARHHRNQGRRVRVFKTGPDFLDPYVLERASGHTVYGLDLWMNGEDDCRARLYKAAAEADLILIEGSMGLFDGTPSSADLAALLGVPLVAVIDAAGMAQSFAAVAHGLASFRPGLTFHGFIANHVASDRHAEMLAQQLPAHLPLLAALRRDEAARLPERHLGLVQAQEIADLDVRLERMAGQVATTALAALPPAVAFPPAAPAEPPKLLAGRRIAIARDAAFAFVYPANLETLLQLGAELSFFSPLADTALPDCDAVYLPGGYPELHLDTLAANTALKAGLHGHIAAGKPLYAECGGMLYLLDRLTRRDGDSASMLGLLPGRAVLQDRLCGLGLQQMTFPGGALRGHTFHYTRLDTALEPIARAARASGAGTGEALYRSGSLLASYFHAYFPSNPLAAASLFLPSAVA